The Enterobacter huaxiensis sequence TCTGGGGGATGCTGGCGACGGCGGCACCTACGGGATGGTGGACGTGGATCGCCCGTACGCTGCCGGAGGATGCCGAAGCAGGCGGCGGGCTAATGGTCGCGGTGATCCAGCTTGCCATAGCCCTTGGCTCAACGGCGGGCGGCGTGGTGTTTGACCATCTCGGTTGGCAAAGCACGTTTGCAATGAGCGGGTGTTTGCTTCTGATGGCGGGGGGGATGACGTTTTCCGCCTCGCGGCAAAGGTGAGTTCGAAGTAAGCCGGGCGCCTCGCTTGCCCGGGCGGCAAAAGCTGGGGTGAAGCAGGTATCGATTATTTACAGGAAGACTACGGCAGCGGTTTTGCCTCAACCGAAACGGACGCCTTTCGCGCCATGAACCCTAACGCCATGGTGCCGGTGCTGATTAATGGTGATTTTGTGCTACTCAATTTGCCGCTATCTGGCTCGTAAGGTCGGTCGTGACGACCTGTTGCCTGCACCTTTACTCTGGCCGATGTGGTGCTGGGGCTGTCGGTGAACCGCTGGAAAATGACCCCGTTCGATCGCCCGGACTTTCCCGCTATCGACGCCTGGTTCGAGCAGCTGAACCAGCGTCCGCCTTTTTTACGCCACGGAAATAACGGGATGCTGTAACCCTGGCGCCATACCGGAAATCCTTGCTCTTGTGCATGCACTTATTGCCTGGCAAAGCGCGCGGAAAAAATATGCTTTGCAAATGAATGTTCAATAAACACTGTTTTAGCATGGTTAATTTAATTAATTACAAAACGACGACTCACCTCCGGCGAGATAATAATTAAGCCGTGTCCTGGACATCCAGTGAACTGACTTTGTTAGCCTGCTTGTTCAGGGGAAGCTCAAACGGAGGTAATCTTTGCTGATTAAGCTTAAGAAAGCACGAACGCATCAGGAGGATCGCCTGCTCGCCCTGTGGCTGGCGACCTCCGCAGGTCTACTGAACGCCATTGCGCTTGGGGCATTTGGCTTCTTTCCTTCCCACATGACGGGCAATACTTCACAATTATCCAGCGAAGTCTCCTCAACAGATTTAAACGATGTTCTTTTTTTTGGCGCTATTATTCTCTCCTTTGTGTCGGGAGCGATAGTTGCACGCATTATCGTTTTATGGGGCATTATCCATAATGTGAGACTGGTATTTAGCCAGATTTTATTTGTCGAAGGCGTATTGCTCGCAGGCGTGTCGCTGTATGAAATGTATTTCCACTCGTTCTCGACAAATCGTGAAATTATCATCTTCCTCTGCGGGTTGATGGGGATCCATAATTCTACCTCCACGCAGCTTTCCAGCGGACGCGTGAGATCGACCCATATTACCGGTACGTTAACCGACGCGGGCATCGCGCTGGCCTCCGTGGTGGTCGCGATGCTGCGTCGGGATTACTCCAAAGATACGGCTGCGCAACGAAGCCAGCTAAAAACCCATTTAACCACCCTTTTTTCCTTCATTACCGGCGGTATTGCGGGGCTGATCCTGTTCAGGTGGTTTGGGTTTAATGCGATGCTCGCGCTTGGCGTGATGCTCATGCTCGTGGCCATGTTTTCCATCATCACCATCTCGCTTCGCGTGCGGAGGGTTCGCGCCACTTTCGGTAAATAGCCCCCTGCGGATTTCCTGCAAGTGACACTGTCACTTTCCGTTTTTGTCTTTAGGACTATTCTGCCTGACCCACATTCAGGCCTTATCCCATAAGGCCTGACACAAGGTTCCCTGTAGTTTCATAGGGTTACTTATTTTGCCCCTTCGCTGGAACCCTTCCCATTCACTTGCTATAGCTGATGTACCCCTGCCAAAACATGGCATAACAACAGGCAACCGGTGGTTGCTATAACGCATGCGCACAGGGAGACACACCGCAATGCACCCTTTACTCAAACGTTCGCTGCTTTTTGTCGGCGCGATTATCGTGGTCCTCGCCCTGCTCATCTGGGGCATTGGGCTGGAGACGATCAAAGCGCGTCAGGTTGACCTGGTCTATCTCGGGCAACAGCATTTGATTCTGGTTTTCTCATCTATGTTCTTTGCCCTGCT is a genomic window containing:
- a CDS encoding YoaK family protein, translating into MLIKLKKARTHQEDRLLALWLATSAGLLNAIALGAFGFFPSHMTGNTSQLSSEVSSTDLNDVLFFGAIILSFVSGAIVARIIVLWGIIHNVRLVFSQILFVEGVLLAGVSLYEMYFHSFSTNREIIIFLCGLMGIHNSTSTQLSSGRVRSTHITGTLTDAGIALASVVVAMLRRDYSKDTAAQRSQLKTHLTTLFSFITGGIAGLILFRWFGFNAMLALGVMLMLVAMFSIITISLRVRRVRATFGK